A genomic region of Ictidomys tridecemlineatus isolate mIctTri1 chromosome 10, mIctTri1.hap1, whole genome shotgun sequence contains the following coding sequences:
- the Myog gene encoding myogenin produces the protein MAPSSWREGLQELGGQRQEQVFSDPMELYETSPYFYQEPRFYDGENYLPVHLQGFEPPGYERTELSLSPEARGPLEDKGLGTPEHCPGQCLPWACKVCKRKSVSVDRRRAATLREKRRLKKVNEAFEALKRSTLLNPNQRLPKVEILRSAIQYIERLQALLSSLNQEERDLRYRGGGGPQPPVPSECSSHSASCSPEWGSALEFGPNTGDHLLAADPTDAHNLHSLTSIVDSITVEDVSVAFPDETMPN, from the exons ATGGCACCCAGCAGTTGGCGTGAGGGGCTGCAGGAGCTTGGGGGCCAGAGGCAGGAACAAGTCTTTTCCGACCCCATGGAGCTCTATGAGACATCCCCCTATTTCTACCAGGAGCCCCGCTTCTATGACGGGGAAAACTACCTGCCTGTCCACCTCCAGGGCTTCGAGCCACCGGGCTACGAGCGGACTGAGCTCAGCCTGAGCCCCGAGGCCCGGGGGCCCCTGGAAGACAAGGGGCTGGGGACCCCCGAGCACTGTCCAGGCCAGTGCCTGCCCTGGGCATGTAAGGTGTGTAAGAGGAAGTCGGTGTCGGTGGATCGGCGGCGGGCAGCCACGCTGAGGGAGAAGCGCAGGCTCAAGAAGGTGAACGAGGCCTTCGAGGCCCTGAAGAGGAGCACCCTGCTCAACCCCAACCAGCGGCTGCCCAAGGTGGAGATCCTGCGCAGCGCCATCCAGTACATCGAGCGCCTGCAGGCTCTGCTCAGCTCGCTCAACCAGGAGGAGCGCGACCTCCGCTACAGAGGCGGGGGCGGGCCGCAGCCCCCG GTGCCCAGTGAATGCAGCTCTCACAGCGCCTCCTGCAGTCCAGAATGGGGCAGTGCACTGGAGTTCGGCCCCAATACAGGTG ATCATCTCCTTGCAGCTGACCCTACAGATGCTCACAACCTGCACTCCCTCACCTCCATCGTGGACAGCATCACAGTGGAGGATGTGTCTGTGGCCTTCCCAGATGAAACCATGCCCAACTGA